A section of the Pygocentrus nattereri isolate fPygNat1 chromosome 18, fPygNat1.pri, whole genome shotgun sequence genome encodes:
- the ckmt2a gene encoding creatine kinase, mitochondrial 2a (sarcomeric), producing the protein MASTFTKLLTSRNTSLLLASLGASTIAAGYLMRENARISAAEKRKLYPPSADYPDLRKHNNCMASALTPAIYAKLRDKITPNNWTLDQCIQTGVDNPGHPFIKTVGMVAGDEESYEVFAELFDPVIKDRHNGYDPRSMKHPTDLDASKITSGMFDERYVLSSRVRTGRSVRGLSLPPACTRSERREVERVVVQALSGLKGDLTGRYYSLSEMTDLEQQRLIDEHFLFDKPVSPLLTAAGMARDWPDARGIWHNNDKNFLIWINEEDHTRIISMEKGGNMKRVFERFCRGLKQVEHLIQERGWEFMWNERLGYVLTCPSNLGTGLRAGVHVRLPKLSKDPRFNKILDNLRLQKRGTGGVDTAAVGDIFDISNNDRLGRSEVELVQLVIDGVNYLIECEKRLEKGQDIKIPAPLPQFRK; encoded by the exons ATGGCTAGCACTTTCACCAAGCTTCTGACAAGCCGGAACACAAGCCTGCTCCTGGCCAGTCTGGGAGCTAGCACCATAGCAGCTGGCTACCTTATGCGTGAAAATGCCAGGATTTCAGCTGCAGAAAAAAGGAAGCTGTACCCTCCCAG TGCTGACTACCCAGATCTAAGAAAGCACAACAACTGTATGGCCAGTGCTCTGACCCCAGCCATCTATGCCAAGCTAAGGGATAAGATAACTCCAAACAACTGGACCCTTGACCAGTGCATCCAGACTGGTGTAGACAATCCTGGTCACCCCTTCATCAAGACAGTGGGTATGGTTGCTGGCGACGAGGAAAGCTATGAG GTGTTTGCTGAGCTTTTTGATCCCGTGATCAAGGACAGACACAACGGCTATGACCCAAGGTCTATGAAGCATCCAACAGACTTGGACGCCTCCAAG ATCACCTCAGGCATGTTTGACGAGCGTTATGTCCTGTCATCTCGCGTGCGGACAGGCCGCAGCGTCAGGGGCCTGAGCCTGCCTCCTGCCTGCACCCGCTCGGAACGTCGTGAGGTGGAGAGGGTGGTGGTCCAGGCCCTGTCTGGTCTGAAGGGAGACCTGACTGGCCGATACTACAGCTTGAGTGAAATGACTGAtctagagcagcagagactcatTGAT GAGCACTTCCTCTTTGACAAGCCAGTCTCACCTCTGCTCACTGCAGCTGGCATGGCCAGGGACTGGCCTGATGCCCGTGGTATCTG GCACAACAATGATAAGAACTTCTTGATATGGATTAATGAGGAGGACCACACCCGCATCATCTCCATGGAGAAGGGTGGCAACATGAAGAGAGTGTTCGAGAGGTTCTGCAGAGGCCTCAAACAG GTGGAGCACTTAATTCAGGAGAGGGGTTGGGAGTTTATGTGGAATGAACGGCTGGGTTATGTCCTCACCTGCCCATCCAACCTTGGCACTGGCCTGAGGGCTGGAGTGCACGTCCGCCTACCAAAACTCAGCAAG GATCCTCGCTTCAACAAGATCCTGGATAACTTAAGGTTGCAGAAGCGTGGCACAGGAGGAGTGGACACTGCTGCTGTTGGCGACATATTTGACATCTCAAACAATGATCGTCTGGGCAGATCTGAG GTGGAGCTGGTGCAGTTGGTCATAGACGGTGTTAATTACCTAATCGAGTGTGAGAAGCGACTGGAGAAGGGCCAGGACATCAAGATTCCTGCCCCCCTTCCTCAATTCAGGAAGTGA
- the hic2 gene encoding hypermethylated in cancer 2 protein, translating into MEMELPNHAKQLLLQLNQQRAKGYLCDVIIVVENALFRAHKNILAASSIYFKSLILHDNLINLDTDMVNPSIFRQVLDFIYTGKLLSSDQVSDHNFNALLTAASYLQLHDLAALCRKKLKRNGRSLHNKPTTPTNGRTSRNQRLSSTPVTPNQISGFKDSEKTKRQEEVLKDELSEEEVFAGNAHCATSANSLSPSTSKNGSNGPINSSGGLLELGLDLSKKSPSGSTATEEVSPSSIPQESPQSASESTANSASFDEITTNPQNLTGGEPMDIGEGGECEESQHPPDPDPVKCSRQTSRPRRQAKGKSQKGEDAERASLPNGVAKRLNVAGGGKVNSDLSFQCKEEDEGLENGQEQSEESGQSESEGGRNSANYVYRQEGFEPALGDNLYVCIPCGKGFPSSEELNAHVETHTEEELYIKEEEDDGYPKEDEAEAEDLSSQTVQAHGTESRRFCCTVCNKSYKDPATLRQHEKTHWLTRPFPCNICGKMFTQRGTMTRHMRSHLGLKPFACEECGMRFTRQYRLTEHMRVHSGEKPYECQLCGGKFTQQRNLISHLRMHTSPS; encoded by the coding sequence ATGGAAATGGAATTGCCAAATCATGCCAAACAATTGCTGCTGCAGCTGAACCAACAAAGAGCCAAAGGTTATCTATGTGATGTCATTATAGTAGTAGAAAATGCCCTCTTCCGGGCACACAAAAACATCCTGGCAGCCAGCAGTATCTACTTCAAGTCCCTTATCCTTCACGACAACTTAATTAACCTCGACACAGATATGGTCAACCCGTCGATATTTCGGCAGGTACTGGACTTTATTTATACAGGCAAGCTTTTGTCATCAGATCAGGTCAGTGACCACAATTTTAATGCCCTCCTGACGGCAGCAAGCTACCTCCAACTGCATGACCTGGCTGCTCTCTGCAGAAAGAAGCTGAAACGCAATGGAAGATCCCTCCACAACAAACCTACAACCCCTACCAATGGAAGAACTTCCAGGAACCAAAGGTTGTCCTCTACACCCGTCACCCCAAACCAAATTTCAGGGTTTAAAGATAGTGAAAAAACGAAGAGGCAAGAGGAGGTACTTAAAGACGAGTTATCGGAGGAAGAGGTTTTTGCCGGGAATGCCCATTGTGCAACCTCGGCTAATTCTCTCAGTCCTTCTACCAGTAAGAATGGGAGCAATGGCCCCATTAATAGCAGTGGTGGCCTCCTGGAGCTTGGCCTAGATCTCTCCAAGAAAAGCCCTTCAGGGAGCACAGCCACTGAAGAAGTCAGTCCAAGCAGCATCCCACAAGAATCACCTCAGTCTGCCTCAGAATCCACAGCCAATAGTGCCTCGTTCGATGAAATAACCACCAATCCACAGAACCTCACCGGTGGTGAGCCTATGGATATAGGTGAAGGGGGGGAATGTGAAGAGAGCCAGCACCCTCCAGATCCTGACCCTGTCAAATGCTCCCGTCAGACATCACGACCAAGGCGGCAAGCTAAGGGCAAGAGCcagaaaggtgaagatgcagaGCGAGCCAGTTTGCCCAATGGTGTCGCCAAGAGGCTGAATGTGGCAGGTGGGGGAAAGGTCAACTCTGATCTGTCCTTCCAGTGTAAAGAGGAAGATGAAGGCCTGGAGAACGGCCAGGAACAGAGTGAGGAAAGCGGGCAGAGTGAGAGCGAAGGTGGCCGCAACAGCGCCAACTATGTGTACCGCCAGGAGGGGTTTGAGCCTGCTCTTGGTGACAACCTTTATGTGTGCATTCCCTGTGGTAAAGGCTTTCCCAGCTCAGAAGAACTGAACGCTCATGTAGAAACCCACACTGAAGAAGAGCTGTACAtcaaagaggaggaggatgatggcTATCCAAAGGAAGATGAGGCTGAGGCCGAGGACTTGTCATCCCAGACCGTGCAAGCGCATGGCACAGAGTCACGTCGCTTTTGCTGCACGGTGTGCAATAAGAGCTACAAGGATCCGGCCACACTGCGGCAGCATGAGAAGACCCACTGGCTCACGCGACCCTTCCCCTGCAACATCTGCGGCAAGATGTTTACCCAGCGTGGCACCATGACACGCCACATGCGCAGCCACCTGGGCCTGAAGCCCTTTGCCTGTGAGGAGTGCGGCATGCGCTTTACACGACAGTACCGCCTCACGGAGCACATGCGGGTCCACTCGGGGGAGAAGCCCTATGAATGTCAGCTTTGTGGCGGCAAGTTCACCCAGCAGCGCAACCTCATCAGCCACTTGCGAATGCATACTTCCCCATCATAA
- the ube2l3a gene encoding ubiquitin-conjugating enzyme E2 L3a yields the protein MAASRRLHKELDEIRKSGMKNFRNIQVDESNILTWQGLIVPDNPPYDKGAFRIEIIFPAEYPFKPPKITFKTKIYHPNIDEKGQVCLPVISAENWKPATKTDQVIQSLIALVNDPQPEHPLRADLAEEYSKDRKKFFKNAEEFTKKHGEKRPVD from the exons ATGGCGGCAAGCAGGAGGCTGCATAAG GAACTTGATGAAATCCGCAAGTCTGGAATGAAAAATTTCCGCAACATCCAAGTTGACGAGTCAAACATTTTGACTTGGCAAGGGCTTATCGTTCCT GACAACCCTCCATACGATAAAGGTGCATTCCGGATTGAGATCATATTCCCTGCTGAGTATCCTTTCAAGCCTCCCAAGATCACCTTCAAAACAaagatctaccacccaaatattgACGAGAAAGGCCAGGTCTGCCTGCCTGTTATAAGTGCTGAAAACTGGAAACCAGCAACCAAAACTGACCAAG TAATCCAGTCTCTCATCGCCCTTGTCAACGACCCTCAACCAGAGCACCCACTGAGGGCTGACTTAGCAGAGGAATACTCAAAAGACCGTAAAAAGTTCTTTAAGAACGCAGAAGAGTTTACAAAGAAACATGGGGAAAAGCGACCAGTGGACTAA